Proteins encoded by one window of Candidatus Binatus sp.:
- the mutL gene encoding DNA mismatch repair endonuclease MutL → MPEHIVHILPEQVASQIAAGEVVERPASAVKELVENSLDAGARSVSVEILGGGSALIAVADDGCGMTRADAILSLRRHATSKIRSAADLSAIRTLGFRGEALASIASVSHLRMQTRRAADEHGAEVAAEAGNIEDTRTCAMAAGTRIEVRQLFFNTPARLKFLKKLATEQGAIAEAFQRSALANHRIAFCLTADGRTIFDLPRANSVLERFRQVFGPRIASRMLAFGLDRPGIRAQGLAATSQESFATGRMIFTFVNGRSVRDRMLIRAIEQAYQTLIPRGRHPAALLFVDMRHEDVDVNVHPMKTEVRFRNGGAVFDVVYHALRDRLADQTENAPVATLVDAPAAGGEAPAPSADDAAMGPVTTASMGEDARAGDSAPNPRGDAPLRLVPDAPTEKAFQRPLSLAYDRDARGGGAAVASHAPAPIPMYSKLRVIGQIFAGYIALETEEGLLLIDQHAAHERVTFEKLRRELRDGGIRTQAMLAPVPVELNPARASQVHGALSELRAMGFEVEPFGPTTLLLKGAPAVFGPEGGAKLLTDMIESMGDNESGFRGGGEAAFENWLKQLACHGSVRVGRVLELAEIHSLLAELDRTEFKTNCPHGRPVHIQFGRGQIERMFRR, encoded by the coding sequence ATGCCCGAGCACATAGTTCACATATTGCCCGAGCAAGTCGCCAGCCAGATTGCGGCGGGCGAAGTCGTCGAGCGGCCGGCCTCCGCCGTCAAGGAGCTGGTCGAGAACTCGCTCGACGCGGGCGCTCGTTCGGTAAGCGTCGAGATCCTCGGCGGCGGCTCGGCGCTGATCGCGGTCGCCGACGACGGCTGCGGCATGACTCGCGCCGATGCGATCCTTTCGCTCCGGCGTCATGCAACTTCCAAGATTCGAAGCGCCGCCGACTTGAGCGCGATTCGCACGCTCGGGTTTCGCGGCGAGGCTCTCGCCTCGATCGCCAGCGTGTCGCATCTTCGGATGCAAACGCGTCGCGCCGCCGACGAACATGGCGCCGAGGTCGCCGCCGAGGCCGGCAACATCGAGGATACGCGGACGTGCGCGATGGCGGCGGGAACCCGAATCGAAGTCCGCCAGCTATTCTTCAACACTCCGGCGCGGCTCAAGTTCCTGAAGAAGCTGGCGACCGAGCAGGGCGCCATCGCCGAGGCTTTTCAGCGCAGCGCGCTTGCCAACCATCGCATCGCGTTTTGCCTGACCGCCGACGGCCGCACGATTTTCGATTTGCCGCGCGCCAACTCGGTGCTCGAACGATTCCGCCAGGTTTTCGGTCCCAGGATCGCGTCCCGGATGCTTGCCTTCGGCCTCGATCGCCCCGGCATTCGCGCGCAAGGACTTGCGGCAACCAGCCAGGAGTCGTTTGCCACCGGCAGGATGATCTTCACCTTCGTCAACGGCCGCTCGGTTCGCGATCGAATGTTGATTCGCGCAATCGAGCAGGCCTACCAGACGCTGATCCCGCGCGGTCGCCATCCGGCGGCGTTGCTGTTCGTCGATATGCGGCACGAAGATGTTGACGTCAATGTGCATCCGATGAAGACCGAGGTGCGATTTCGAAATGGCGGCGCGGTTTTCGACGTCGTTTATCACGCGCTTCGCGACCGATTGGCGGATCAGACGGAAAATGCGCCCGTCGCAACTTTGGTTGATGCGCCGGCGGCGGGCGGCGAAGCGCCAGCGCCATCCGCCGATGACGCCGCGATGGGACCCGTCACGACGGCGTCGATGGGCGAGGATGCTCGCGCCGGTGATTCGGCTCCGAATCCGCGCGGCGACGCGCCCCTGCGGCTCGTGCCCGATGCGCCCACGGAGAAAGCGTTTCAGCGCCCGCTCAGCCTCGCCTACGATCGCGACGCGCGCGGCGGCGGCGCGGCGGTGGCGTCTCATGCGCCGGCGCCAATCCCAATGTACTCGAAGCTCAGGGTGATCGGACAAATCTTCGCCGGCTACATCGCGCTCGAGACCGAGGAGGGGTTGCTCCTGATCGATCAGCACGCGGCGCACGAGCGCGTTACCTTCGAAAAGCTGCGCCGCGAACTCCGCGACGGTGGGATTCGCACGCAGGCGATGCTCGCGCCGGTGCCGGTCGAGCTCAATCCCGCGCGCGCGTCGCAGGTTCATGGCGCGTTGAGCGAGCTTCGCGCGATGGGCTTCGAGGTCGAGCCATTCGGGCCGACTACGCTGCTGCTCAAGGGTGCGCCGGCGGTGTTCGGGCCCGAAGGCGGCGCGAAACTGCTCACGGACATGATTGAGAGCATGGGCGACAACGAAAGCGGCTTTCGCGGCGGCGGCGAGGCCGCGTTCGAGAATTGGCTCAAGCAACTCGCGTGTCACGGCTCGGTTCGAGTCGGGCGAGTGCTCGAGCTGGCGGAAATCCATTCGCTGCTCGCCGAACTCGATCGCACCGAGTTCAAGACCAACTGCCCGCACGGGCGCCCGGTGCATATTCAGTTCGGACGCGGGCAAATCGAACGAATGTTTCGCCGATGA
- the rpmB gene encoding 50S ribosomal protein L28, whose amino-acid sequence MRHCAYCKKQPSVGNNVSHANNKTKRRWNPNLQEVRAEINGNVRRILVCTRCIRAGRVKKSA is encoded by the coding sequence ATGAGACATTGCGCATACTGCAAGAAGCAGCCGTCAGTCGGCAACAACGTCAGCCACGCCAACAACAAGACCAAACGGCGCTGGAATCCCAACCTGCAGGAAGTGCGCGCCGAGATTAACGGCAACGTGCGGCGAATCCTGGTCTGCACGCGATGCATCCGCGCGGGCAGGGTCAAGAAAAGCGCCTAG
- a CDS encoding acetyl-CoA carboxylase carboxyltransferase subunit alpha gives MKGNSNGHKARGAKSRGNDAAIAEAPAPPSAIERVRLARHPNRPQTLDYIDLLMRDFIEIHGDRRFADDAAIVAGLAYFGRRPVAVVGHQRGRSTTERIKRNFGKPLPEGYRKAARVYELAERFGLPIITLIDTQGGESGVGAEERGQIEAIARNLELMARLTVPTVACVIGEGGSGGALALGVANAVLMQENACYSVITPEGCAAILWRAGGEENVAAAAAALKLSAPDLLELGLIDEIVPEPAGGAHTAPAEAAHLLGAALARHLERLVKLKPAELRRARERKFATMGSAFLTRGSADSDHSID, from the coding sequence TTGAAAGGCAATTCGAACGGACATAAGGCGCGCGGCGCGAAAAGCCGCGGCAATGATGCGGCGATAGCCGAGGCGCCGGCGCCGCCGAGCGCGATCGAGCGGGTGCGCCTGGCGCGGCATCCCAATCGGCCGCAGACGCTCGATTACATCGACTTGCTGATGCGCGACTTTATCGAGATACACGGCGACCGGCGCTTCGCCGACGACGCTGCGATCGTGGCGGGACTCGCCTATTTCGGACGCCGGCCGGTCGCCGTCGTGGGTCATCAGCGGGGCCGCTCGACCACCGAGAGAATCAAGCGCAATTTCGGCAAGCCGCTGCCCGAGGGCTATCGCAAGGCGGCGCGCGTTTATGAGCTGGCGGAGCGGTTTGGGCTGCCGATAATCACGCTGATCGACACCCAGGGCGGTGAGTCCGGGGTTGGCGCGGAGGAGCGCGGACAGATCGAGGCGATCGCGCGCAACCTTGAGCTGATGGCGCGGCTGACCGTCCCCACCGTCGCGTGCGTGATAGGCGAGGGCGGCTCGGGAGGCGCGCTGGCGCTCGGAGTGGCCAACGCGGTGCTGATGCAGGAGAACGCGTGCTACTCGGTGATCACGCCGGAAGGATGCGCGGCGATTTTGTGGCGTGCGGGGGGCGAGGAGAATGTTGCGGCGGCGGCCGCAGCGTTGAAGTTGTCGGCGCCCGATTTGCTGGAGCTGGGATTGATCGACGAGATCGTGCCGGAGCCGGCGGGCGGAGCGCATACCGCGCCCGCCGAAGCTGCTCATCTGCTCGGCGCGGCGCTCGCGCGCCATCTGGAGCGGCTGGTCAAGCTCAAGCCGGCCGAGTTGCGCCGGGCGCGCGAGCGGAAGTTCGCGACGATGGGATCAGCATTTCTGACGCGCGGGAGCGCGGACAGCGATCATTCGATCGATTAG
- the miaA gene encoding tRNA (adenosine(37)-N6)-dimethylallyltransferase MiaA, whose protein sequence is MSALPQTAAAQAAARTHPARIAAGFIVGPTAAGKSALAMEVAQRSNCEIINADSRQFYRGMDLGTAKPSAQDRRRVSHHLIDVRSPGEPLDVAEFAQIARAAVEEIAARGRNPLVVGGSGLYLRVIRGGIFRGPAASAEIRDRLAKIAAERGVAHLHRQLREVDPDAANRIGVNDLYRIVRAIEVFELTGENISAHQRRHRFADNGYDTLTVGVEVERKKLYEAIDRRFDAMVAAGLVAEVRALIEAGYSPEKPPLSTIGYKQIAAHLRGEIALADAIARAKQESRRLAKRQITWFRREPEIVWLDPERGAQDAFVLFEKFFAMSRREAD, encoded by the coding sequence ATGAGCGCGTTGCCCCAAACAGCGGCGGCGCAAGCCGCGGCGCGGACGCATCCGGCGCGGATAGCGGCCGGCTTTATTGTCGGGCCGACCGCAGCGGGCAAGTCCGCGCTCGCGATGGAAGTGGCGCAGCGCTCGAACTGCGAGATAATCAACGCCGACTCGCGGCAGTTTTATCGCGGGATGGATCTCGGCACGGCGAAACCGTCGGCCCAGGACCGCCGCCGCGTGTCGCATCATCTTATAGACGTGCGCAGTCCCGGCGAGCCGCTTGACGTGGCGGAGTTCGCGCAAATTGCGCGCGCGGCGGTCGAGGAGATTGCGGCGCGGGGGCGAAATCCGCTGGTGGTCGGCGGCAGTGGGCTTTATTTGCGCGTGATCCGCGGCGGGATCTTTCGCGGGCCGGCCGCGTCGGCGGAAATTCGAGACCGATTGGCCAAAATCGCGGCCGAGCGCGGCGTCGCGCACCTGCATCGGCAGTTGCGCGAGGTCGATCCCGACGCGGCGAATCGAATCGGCGTCAACGACCTGTACCGAATCGTACGCGCGATTGAAGTCTTTGAATTAACCGGCGAAAACATTTCGGCGCATCAGCGGCGCCATCGATTCGCCGACAATGGCTACGACACTTTGACCGTGGGCGTCGAAGTCGAACGCAAAAAGCTCTACGAGGCGATCGACCGGCGCTTCGATGCGATGGTGGCGGCCGGGCTGGTCGCGGAAGTGCGCGCGCTGATCGAGGCGGGATACTCGCCCGAGAAGCCGCCGCTGAGTACCATTGGGTATAAGCAGATCGCGGCGCATCTGCGCGGCGAGATCGCGCTGGCCGATGCGATCGCGCGGGCCAAGCAGGAATCGCGGCGGCTGGCCAAGCGCCAAATCACATGGTTTCGCCGCGAGCCGGAGATCGTGTGGCTTGACCCGGAGCGCGGCGCTCAGGATGCTTTTGTATTGTTCGAGAAATTTTTTGCGATGAGCAGGCGTGAAGCAGATTGA
- the pheA gene encoding prephenate dehydratase has product MSSRIARKPAAAATTAEPPSIETLRARMDEINLKILRLVSLRANLAMEIGRLKHHHGEVYQPARERAIIEKMIAENQGPLTGEQLKRIYVEIISACRALEHEPRVAFLGPEHTYSHEAARMRFGSSVELIPLESFAAVFQAIENGRADFGVVPVENSTEGSVTLTLDLLIDTALVIIGEVLLPIRHSIMSLGGVAGEVKRIVSHQQSLAQCRGYLSSNFPDCETEAVASNALAAKRAAGDSSIAAIASAAAGEAYGLKLIASNVQDVAANTTRFLVMGTRPVARSGKDKTTLLFAVADRVGTLNQALNLFSRNAINISKIESRPLRARPWEYLFFVDVMGHRDDPKLARALKALERKALFLKVLGSYPEGRSAAA; this is encoded by the coding sequence ATGTCGTCACGGATAGCCAGGAAACCGGCCGCGGCCGCCACCACCGCAGAGCCGCCGTCGATTGAGACCCTGCGCGCGCGGATGGACGAGATAAACCTCAAGATCCTGCGGCTGGTGTCGTTGCGCGCAAACCTCGCGATGGAGATCGGCCGGCTCAAGCATCATCACGGCGAGGTTTATCAGCCGGCGCGCGAGCGTGCGATTATCGAAAAGATGATCGCCGAAAACCAGGGGCCGCTCACCGGCGAACAGCTCAAGCGAATTTATGTCGAGATAATTTCGGCCTGCCGCGCGCTCGAGCACGAGCCGCGAGTGGCATTCCTCGGCCCGGAGCATACCTACTCGCACGAGGCGGCGCGGATGCGCTTTGGATCGAGCGTCGAGCTGATACCGCTGGAGTCGTTCGCGGCGGTGTTCCAGGCCATTGAGAACGGACGCGCCGATTTCGGCGTGGTGCCGGTGGAGAATTCTACCGAAGGATCGGTGACGCTGACGCTCGATCTGCTGATCGACACTGCGCTGGTGATAATCGGCGAAGTGCTGCTGCCGATTCGGCATTCAATAATGTCGCTCGGCGGCGTGGCGGGCGAGGTCAAGCGGATCGTGTCTCATCAGCAAAGCCTCGCGCAATGCCGCGGCTACCTGAGCTCGAATTTCCCCGATTGCGAGACCGAAGCGGTCGCCTCCAATGCGCTGGCGGCAAAGCGCGCCGCCGGGGATTCCTCAATCGCGGCGATCGCGTCGGCGGCGGCCGGCGAGGCGTACGGGCTCAAGCTGATCGCGTCGAACGTGCAGGACGTCGCGGCCAACACGACGCGATTCCTGGTGATGGGGACGCGGCCGGTGGCGCGCTCGGGCAAGGACAAGACGACGCTGCTGTTCGCGGTTGCGGACCGGGTGGGCACGCTCAACCAGGCGCTGAACCTGTTTTCGCGCAACGCGATCAATATATCGAAGATCGAATCGCGTCCGCTGCGGGCGCGGCCGTGGGAGTACCTGTTCTTTGTTGACGTTATGGGCCATCGTGACGACCCCAAGCTGGCGCGCGCGCTCAAGGCGCTCGAGCGCAAGGCCCTATTCTTGAAGGTCTTAGGATCGTATCCTGAAGGCAGGTCGGCCGCTGCCTGA
- the hisC gene encoding histidinol-phosphate transaminase: MIKAQDLVLPSVAALAPYEPGKPIEELQRELGIEDPVKLASNENPLGPSPRAIEAIKAALPELNRYPDGASYELRRKIAQHHKLGVERVFAASGSVEVLHLLAFLYLRPGLNSVYSEHSFAIYPLATAAAGGEHRVVKTSDGFSHDLPAIAAAIDSNTRIVFLGNPNNPTGTIYRRAEWKRFLDRVPDNVVIVADEAYFEFVRDPQYPDSIEDHDDRRLIITLRTFSKIFGLAGMRVGYAVARPDLIQMLHKVRQPFNVTSLAQVAAIAGMDDRAHIARTLQVNAEGMDYLEREFRRLKAPFVPSHANFFLVEVGDGRAVYEKLLRKGVIVRAMNGYGYPRHVRISVGLPEENRRLVAALGEVMGG, translated from the coding sequence TTGATCAAAGCTCAAGATCTCGTACTCCCATCGGTCGCCGCGCTTGCTCCCTACGAGCCGGGCAAGCCGATTGAGGAGTTGCAACGCGAACTCGGAATCGAGGATCCGGTAAAGCTGGCCTCGAACGAGAATCCGCTGGGGCCGTCGCCGCGCGCGATAGAGGCAATCAAGGCGGCGCTGCCGGAGCTCAATCGCTATCCCGACGGCGCCAGCTACGAGCTGCGGCGCAAAATCGCGCAGCATCACAAGCTTGGAGTGGAGCGGGTGTTCGCGGCGTCGGGATCGGTCGAGGTGCTCCACCTGCTCGCCTTTCTTTATCTGCGGCCCGGACTGAACTCGGTTTACTCGGAGCATTCCTTCGCCATTTATCCGCTGGCGACCGCCGCCGCCGGCGGCGAGCATCGCGTGGTGAAGACCAGCGACGGATTCTCGCACGACTTGCCGGCGATCGCGGCGGCGATCGACTCCAACACGCGAATAGTTTTTCTCGGCAATCCGAACAATCCGACCGGCACGATTTACCGGCGCGCCGAATGGAAGCGGTTTTTGGATCGCGTTCCGGACAACGTGGTGATCGTCGCCGACGAGGCCTACTTCGAATTCGTGCGCGACCCGCAGTATCCCGACTCGATCGAGGACCACGACGATCGCCGGCTGATAATCACGCTCAGGACGTTCTCGAAAATTTTCGGGCTGGCGGGAATGCGCGTCGGCTACGCGGTGGCGCGGCCCGACCTGATCCAGATGCTGCATAAGGTGCGCCAGCCGTTCAACGTGACCTCGCTGGCGCAGGTGGCGGCGATCGCGGGGATGGACGACCGGGCGCATATCGCCAGAACACTGCAAGTCAACGCCGAGGGCATGGATTACCTGGAGCGTGAGTTCCGGCGGCTCAAGGCGCCGTTCGTGCCGAGTCACGCGAATTTTTTCCTGGTCGAGGTCGGCGACGGGCGCGCGGTTTACGAAAAGCTGCTGCGCAAGGGCGTGATCGTGCGCGCGATGAACGGCTACGGCTATCCGCGCCACGTGCGAATCAGCGTCGGCCTGCCCGAGGAGAATCGCCGCCTGGTCGCGGCACTCGGCGAAGTGATGGGCGGGTAG
- a CDS encoding prephenate dehydrogenase, with the protein MAQLFRQMTLCGVGLIGGSLALIARHAGLVGKVVGLGRSQANLDVAIQRGMIDVATRDPVAAARGADLIVLAVPILTMRSTLEKMIEHTAPDAVVTDVGSVKGYVVRELEPLITGNRSLVAAHPVAGKETTGAAAADPGLFRDRRVIITPSAKSTPAAIAKIEQLWDETGACVEMMDASTHDQILARSSHLPQIVSSVLAASLKGEKVGDKLAAEYGAGGLRDTTRLAASSWEMWRDIFVANREAIAAALKLYSRTFAEFQRLVEAGDMQGVEKIFNRGRAMREEIR; encoded by the coding sequence ATGGCGCAGTTATTTCGGCAAATGACCTTGTGCGGAGTCGGCCTGATCGGAGGCTCGCTCGCGTTGATCGCGCGCCACGCAGGCCTCGTGGGCAAAGTGGTCGGGCTGGGACGCTCGCAGGCGAACCTGGACGTTGCGATCCAGCGCGGCATGATCGACGTCGCGACGCGCGATCCGGTCGCGGCGGCGCGCGGCGCGGACCTGATCGTGCTGGCGGTGCCGATATTGACGATGCGATCGACGCTGGAAAAAATGATCGAACACACGGCGCCCGACGCGGTGGTGACCGACGTCGGCAGCGTGAAGGGATACGTGGTGCGCGAGCTGGAGCCGCTGATCACGGGAAACAGATCGCTTGTCGCGGCGCATCCTGTCGCCGGCAAGGAAACTACCGGCGCCGCCGCGGCGGACCCCGGCCTGTTTCGGGACCGGCGCGTGATTATCACGCCGTCGGCGAAAAGCACGCCCGCGGCGATCGCTAAAATCGAGCAGCTTTGGGACGAGACCGGCGCCTGCGTCGAGATGATGGACGCTTCCACGCACGACCAAATCCTCGCGCGCTCCAGCCATCTGCCGCAGATAGTATCGAGCGTGCTGGCGGCGTCGCTTAAGGGCGAGAAGGTCGGGGACAAGCTTGCGGCGGAGTACGGCGCGGGAGGACTGCGCGATACGACGCGGCTGGCGGCGTCGTCGTGGGAAATGTGGCGCGACATCTTTGTGGCTAATCGCGAGGCGATCGCGGCGGCGCTCAAACTCTACAGTCGAACCTTCGCGGAGTTTCAGCGGCTGGTCGAGGCCGGCGACATGCAAGGGGTCGAGAAGATTTTCAATCGCGGCAGAGCGATGCGGGAAGAGATCAGGTGA